A portion of the Cellulophaga algicola DSM 14237 genome contains these proteins:
- the nusA gene encoding transcription termination factor NusA has translation MENIALIESFSEFKDDKFIDRVTLMAILEDVFRNALKKKFGSDDNFDIIINPDKGDLEIWRNRIVVEDGEVEEPNEEISLSEARKIEPDFEVGEDVSEEVKLIQLGRRAILALRQNLISKIHEHDNTTIYKHFKDLEGGLYTAEVHHIRHKVVILLDDEGNELILPKDKQIPSDFFRKGDNVRGIIESVELKGNKPVIVMSRTAPAFLEALFFQEIPEVFDGLITVKKVVRIPGEKAKVAVDSYDDRIDPVGACVGMKGSRIHGIVRELGNENIDVINWTSNPQLLVTRALSPARVSSVKLDDEKMTAQVYLRPEEVSKAIGRGGHNIRLAGQLTGYEIDVFREGVEEDVELTEFSDEIEGWIIEEFKKIGMDTARSVLEQDVDDLVKRTDLEEETIVEVVRILKEELAD, from the coding sequence ATGGAAAATATAGCGCTGATCGAATCTTTTTCAGAATTTAAAGACGATAAATTCATTGATAGAGTAACGCTAATGGCGATTTTAGAGGATGTTTTTAGAAACGCTCTGAAAAAGAAATTTGGTTCTGATGATAACTTTGATATCATTATCAATCCTGATAAAGGGGATTTAGAGATTTGGAGAAACCGAATTGTTGTTGAAGATGGTGAAGTTGAAGAGCCTAATGAAGAGATTTCTTTAAGTGAAGCTCGTAAAATTGAACCTGATTTTGAGGTTGGTGAAGATGTTTCTGAAGAAGTTAAGTTAATTCAATTAGGAAGAAGAGCTATTTTAGCACTTCGTCAGAATTTGATTTCAAAAATTCATGAACACGACAACACAACAATATATAAGCATTTCAAGGATTTAGAAGGTGGGTTGTATACTGCTGAAGTACATCATATCAGACATAAGGTTGTTATCTTATTGGATGATGAGGGTAATGAGTTAATTTTACCTAAAGATAAGCAGATACCTTCAGACTTTTTTAGAAAAGGTGATAATGTTCGTGGTATTATAGAGAGTGTTGAGTTAAAAGGTAATAAGCCTGTAATTGTTATGTCAAGAACAGCACCTGCTTTCTTGGAGGCATTATTCTTTCAGGAGATTCCTGAGGTGTTTGATGGTTTAATTACAGTTAAAAAAGTAGTTCGTATTCCAGGTGAAAAAGCAAAAGTAGCCGTAGATTCTTATGATGATCGTATAGATCCTGTAGGAGCTTGTGTGGGTATGAAGGGTTCTCGTATACATGGTATCGTTAGGGAATTAGGAAATGAAAATATTGATGTTATCAACTGGACTAGTAATCCGCAACTTTTAGTGACAAGAGCGTTAAGTCCTGCTCGTGTTTCTTCTGTAAAGTTAGATGACGAGAAAATGACAGCTCAAGTTTATTTAAGACCTGAAGAGGTTTCTAAGGCAATTGGGCGTGGAGGTCATAATATTAGATTAGCAGGTCAGTTGACAGGTTATGAAATAGATGTATTCCGTGAAGGAGTAGAGGAAGATGTTGAGTTAACAGAATTCTCTGACGAAATCGAGGGATGGATTATAGAGGAATTTAAGAAGATAGGAATGGACACTGCTCGTAGCGTTTTGGAGCAAGATGTTGATGACTTGGTGAAGCGTACCGATTTAGAAGAGGAGACAATTGTAGAAGTTGTGCGTATCTTAAAAGAGGAATTAGCAGATTAA
- the infB gene encoding translation initiation factor IF-2, with translation MADNATVRLNKVLRELNISLDRAVDFLGSKGHDVDARPTTKISNEVYQVLLDEFQTDMSKKVASKEVGEEKRKEKEAIRHQLEQEQEERRVEREKRAASEQVIRGKAELSGPKTVGKIDLENKKKEVEKPKEVEKPVEKPVEKAPEVQPKKEPEVVKASASDRPKFKVVDKIDLAPKVKPRQEVKTPAKVVPPAPKPAPTPVVKTEPKKEEVKPKEVVVPKVEEKPAESETLTTQYKKLTGPKITGAKIDLSKFEKPKKKKEAPKGNDAADKKKRRRRIVSNNNTGSGTGTGNTGPRPSRPPGSGPGNRRGPVQRFAPVVKVEPTEEDVQKQVRETLEKLQGKSKKGKGAKYRRDKRDQHRQQTEKDLEKKEADSKILKVTEFVTANEVATMMDVSTTQIISACMSLGIMVTMNQRLDAETLSIVADEFGYEVEFVSADIEEAIEEKVDAPEDLKERAPIVTVMGHVDHGKTSLLDYIRKENVIAGESGGITQHIGAYGVTLESGQKMAFLDTPGHEAFTAMRARGAQVTDIAIIVVAADDDIMPQTKEAISHAQAAGVPIVFAINKVDKPTANVEKIKDGLAQMNLLVEDWGGKIQSHDISAKTGQGVKELLEKVLLEAELLELKANPDKLASGTVVEAFLDKGRGYVSTVLVQAGSLKIGDYVLAGTCSGKIKAMHDERGNSVKIAPPSTPISILGLDGAPQAGDKFNVLEDEREAKQIAAKRGQLLREQSVRTQRHITLDEIGRRIALGDFKELNIILKGDVDGSVEALTDSFQKLSTAEIQVNIIHKAVGPITESDVLLASASDAVIIGFNVRPMGNARTIADNEEIDIRMYSIIYDAINDLKDAMEGMLSPVMKEEITGTAEIRETFKISKVGTIAGCMVTSGKILRSSGIRLIRDGVVVFTGELTSLKRFKDDVKEVAKGYDCGIQIKNYNDIRELDIVEGFQEVAVKKKLK, from the coding sequence ATGGCAGATAATGCAACAGTAAGACTTAATAAAGTCCTAAGGGAACTAAACATTTCACTCGACAGGGCGGTAGATTTTTTGGGTTCCAAAGGTCACGATGTGGACGCAAGGCCTACCACTAAAATTTCTAATGAGGTGTATCAAGTTCTTTTGGATGAGTTTCAAACGGACATGAGCAAAAAAGTTGCATCTAAGGAAGTTGGAGAAGAAAAGCGGAAAGAAAAAGAAGCAATTCGTCATCAGCTAGAACAAGAGCAAGAAGAGAGAAGAGTTGAAAGGGAAAAAAGAGCTGCTTCTGAACAAGTAATTAGAGGTAAGGCTGAACTTTCAGGTCCTAAAACTGTTGGTAAGATAGATTTAGAGAACAAAAAGAAAGAGGTAGAGAAGCCTAAAGAGGTTGAGAAGCCTGTTGAAAAACCGGTAGAAAAAGCTCCAGAGGTTCAGCCTAAAAAGGAGCCTGAGGTGGTTAAAGCTTCAGCATCGGATAGGCCTAAATTTAAAGTGGTAGATAAAATTGATCTGGCACCAAAAGTGAAACCGAGACAGGAAGTTAAGACACCTGCTAAGGTTGTTCCTCCTGCTCCGAAGCCTGCTCCAACTCCAGTGGTTAAAACTGAACCTAAGAAAGAGGAAGTTAAACCTAAAGAAGTTGTTGTGCCTAAGGTGGAAGAAAAGCCAGCGGAATCTGAGACGCTTACAACACAATACAAAAAACTTACTGGTCCTAAAATAACAGGTGCAAAAATTGATCTTTCTAAGTTTGAAAAACCTAAGAAGAAAAAAGAAGCTCCTAAAGGAAATGATGCTGCTGATAAAAAGAAGCGTCGTAGAAGAATAGTAAGCAATAATAATACTGGTTCTGGAACAGGAACTGGTAATACAGGACCTCGTCCTAGTAGACCGCCAGGTAGTGGTCCGGGAAATAGAAGAGGCCCTGTACAGCGTTTTGCGCCTGTAGTTAAAGTTGAGCCTACTGAAGAGGATGTTCAAAAGCAAGTTAGAGAAACCTTAGAGAAACTTCAAGGGAAATCTAAAAAAGGTAAAGGAGCTAAATATAGAAGAGATAAAAGAGATCAGCACCGTCAACAGACTGAAAAAGATCTTGAGAAGAAAGAAGCAGATAGTAAAATCTTAAAAGTTACTGAATTTGTTACGGCAAATGAAGTTGCTACGATGATGGACGTTTCTACAACTCAGATTATTTCAGCTTGTATGTCATTAGGTATAATGGTTACAATGAATCAGCGTTTGGATGCTGAAACATTATCTATTGTTGCTGATGAATTTGGATATGAAGTTGAATTTGTTTCAGCTGATATTGAAGAAGCTATCGAAGAGAAGGTAGATGCGCCTGAAGATTTAAAAGAAAGAGCCCCTATTGTTACTGTAATGGGACACGTAGATCATGGTAAAACATCTTTATTGGATTATATCCGTAAGGAAAATGTTATTGCTGGAGAAAGTGGTGGTATTACACAGCATATTGGAGCGTATGGAGTTACTTTAGAAAGTGGTCAAAAAATGGCTTTCTTAGATACGCCAGGTCACGAAGCTTTTACAGCGATGCGTGCACGTGGTGCTCAGGTTACAGATATAGCAATTATTGTAGTTGCGGCTGATGATGATATTATGCCTCAAACGAAAGAAGCAATTAGCCATGCTCAAGCAGCTGGTGTGCCAATCGTATTCGCAATAAATAAAGTAGATAAGCCAACGGCTAATGTTGAAAAAATTAAAGACGGATTAGCTCAAATGAATCTTTTAGTAGAAGATTGGGGTGGTAAAATACAGTCTCATGATATTTCTGCTAAGACAGGTCAAGGGGTTAAAGAGTTATTGGAAAAAGTATTGTTGGAAGCTGAATTGTTAGAGCTTAAGGCAAATCCAGATAAATTAGCTTCGGGTACAGTAGTTGAAGCGTTCTTGGATAAGGGTAGAGGGTATGTTTCTACGGTCTTGGTTCAAGCTGGTTCATTGAAAATTGGTGATTATGTTCTTGCGGGTACATGTAGTGGTAAGATTAAAGCTATGCATGATGAGCGCGGGAATAGTGTTAAAATTGCCCCTCCATCAACTCCAATATCAATATTAGGTTTAGATGGTGCACCTCAGGCAGGTGATAAGTTTAATGTATTAGAAGATGAACGTGAGGCTAAACAAATTGCAGCTAAACGTGGTCAGTTATTACGTGAGCAGTCCGTTAGAACACAACGTCATATTACATTGGACGAAATTGGTAGACGTATTGCTTTAGGAGACTTTAAAGAATTGAATATAATTCTTAAAGGTGATGTTGATGGTTCTGTGGAAGCGTTAACAGATTCATTCCAGAAGTTATCTACCGCTGAAATTCAAGTAAACATTATACATAAAGCTGTAGGTCCTATTACAGAGTCTGATGTATTGTTAGCTTCGGCTTCTGATGCGGTTATTATCGGGTTTAACGTTAGGCCAATGGGTAATGCAAGAACGATAGCAGATAATGAAGAAATAGATATTAGAATGTATTCTATTATTTATGATGCTATTAATGACTTGAAAGATGCAATGGAAGGTATGCTTTCTCCAGTAATGAAGGAAGAAATTACTGGTACTGCTGAGATTAGAGAAACATTCAAGATATCTAAAGTAGGTACTATTGCAGGTTGTATGGTAACTAGTGGTAAGATTCTTAGAAGTTCAGGAATACGCTTAATTCGTGATGGCGTTGTTGTCTTCACAGGTGAGCTTACTTCTCTGAAACGATTTAAGGATGATGTTAAAGAGGTGGCTAAAGGATATGATTGTGGTATTCAGATTAAGAACTACAATGATATTAGAGAGTTAGATATAGTAGAAGGATTCCAGGAAGTTGCAGTGAAGAAAAAACTGAAATAA
- a CDS encoding translation initiation factor IF-2, with protein MKNIYYSAIFFLCASYIHAQDGNITIHQDAKIQKLLEIYKSTEEDSDDFQIQIYNGTLSGANNQKSNLDADFPSWKTKINHVDTDYRVRIKDIKTALEAERKYLEVRKKYPSAIIITPK; from the coding sequence ATGAAAAACATATACTATAGCGCTATTTTCTTCCTCTGCGCATCTTACATACATGCTCAAGATGGAAATATCACCATACATCAAGATGCTAAAATTCAGAAATTACTAGAAATATATAAATCCACCGAAGAAGACTCTGACGATTTTCAGATTCAAATCTATAATGGAACCCTTTCCGGAGCCAATAACCAAAAATCTAATTTAGATGCTGATTTTCCGTCTTGGAAAACAAAAATTAACCACGTAGACACAGATTACAGGGTAAGAATAAAAGATATTAAAACAGCATTGGAAGCGGAAAGAAAATACCTTGAAGTAAGAAAGAAATACCCTTCTGCTATAATCATTACACCAAAATAA
- a CDS encoding TAT-variant-translocated molybdopterin oxidoreductase has protein sequence MASNKKYWKSEAELNPNDSIVETLRHNEFVQDIPVDEFLGDKDNLASSSTNRRDFLKYVGFSTAAATLAACEGPVVKSIPYVVQPESIIPGVANHYATTIANGFDFASVLVRTREGRPISIHNNADAVVNGSANARVNASVLNLYDSTRLQGPMANGAAVSWADLDAAVKSKLNALRNSGKQIALLTQTYASPSTSKLVGEFKEAFGNVNHVTYDAISEEAALNAFQAKYGERALADYDFSKAEVIVSFGADILGDWQGGGYDSGYSKGRVPQKGKMSKHIQFESNMSLTGANADKRVALKPSEQKVALANLYAKLNNSSVGGELSDSAHKALDLAVAQIRKAKSKAVVVTGLDDENAQAVVLAINEMLGSVVFDATSPKYIRQGNITAVNALISEMKAGRVGALIMDGVNPLYSLPNASDFSEGLEKVDLSLSFSISNNETTAKVNYVAAAPHYLESWGDVQMKKGHYGLVQPAIKELFDTRQFQSSLLTWMGSDTAYYDYIKETWTSSVLGSSNWNQALHDGFYVSKSSVVEEVVENVMAPVMATEASVEEAPQVAAIPLASALRSLASASSSGMEMTLYPKTGMGDGQMANNPWLQEFPDPITRVSWDNYVTVSKQDADRLGFVNENVANGGLDGSYAKITVDGVSVTNVPVIIQPGQALGTIGLSFGYGKKEGLKEEMQTGVNAYALYKDFSNTQSVSIEQVAGNHEFACVQLHKTLMGRGDIIKETTLEIFNTKDAGEWNIQPVVSLDHQEVAATSVDLWDSFDRSIGHHFNLSIDLNACTGCGSCVIACHAENNVPVVGKNEIRLSRDMHWLRIDRYYSSEDTFEGDNVKKDEFDGLTGDKGSLGGFGELEDPSANPQVAFQPVMCQHCNHAPCETVCPVAATSHGRQGQNHMAYNRCVGTRYCANNCPYKVRRFNWFLYNNNDEFDYHMNNDLGKMVINPDVTVRSRGVMEKCSMCMQKTQKTILDAKRDGRVVKDGEFQTACSSACSSGAMVFGDVNDKESKIAELKESNRMYHLLEHVGTKPNVFYHVKVRNTEEV, from the coding sequence ATGGCATCAAACAAAAAATATTGGAAAAGCGAAGCGGAGTTAAATCCTAACGATTCCATTGTTGAGACGCTAAGACATAATGAGTTTGTTCAAGATATTCCTGTTGATGAGTTTTTAGGAGATAAAGATAATTTAGCTTCTTCATCAACAAATAGAAGGGATTTCTTGAAATATGTTGGTTTTAGTACCGCTGCTGCTACTTTGGCAGCCTGTGAAGGACCAGTTGTTAAGTCTATTCCTTATGTTGTGCAACCAGAAAGTATTATACCTGGTGTGGCTAATCATTATGCAACAACTATTGCAAATGGATTTGACTTCGCTAGTGTTTTGGTAAGAACTAGAGAAGGTCGTCCTATTTCAATACATAATAATGCAGACGCGGTGGTTAACGGAAGTGCTAATGCACGTGTTAACGCATCTGTTTTGAATTTATATGATAGTACGCGTTTACAAGGTCCTATGGCTAACGGTGCTGCTGTTAGTTGGGCTGATTTAGATGCTGCTGTGAAAAGTAAATTAAATGCATTAAGAAATTCAGGAAAACAAATTGCTTTATTGACGCAAACTTATGCAAGTCCATCTACATCAAAATTAGTTGGAGAATTTAAGGAAGCTTTTGGAAATGTAAATCATGTTACTTATGATGCAATTTCTGAAGAAGCTGCTTTAAATGCTTTTCAAGCCAAATACGGTGAGAGAGCTTTGGCAGATTATGATTTTTCTAAAGCAGAAGTGATTGTTTCTTTCGGTGCCGATATCTTAGGAGATTGGCAAGGTGGTGGCTATGATAGTGGTTATTCAAAAGGAAGAGTTCCTCAGAAAGGAAAAATGTCTAAGCATATTCAGTTTGAGTCAAACATGTCTTTAACTGGTGCAAATGCAGATAAAAGAGTAGCGTTAAAGCCTAGTGAGCAAAAAGTTGCATTAGCTAATCTATATGCTAAGCTTAATAATTCATCAGTGGGTGGAGAGCTTAGTGATAGTGCTCATAAGGCACTTGATTTAGCGGTAGCGCAAATAAGAAAAGCAAAATCTAAAGCAGTTGTAGTAACTGGTTTAGATGATGAAAATGCTCAAGCTGTTGTTTTAGCTATAAATGAAATGTTAGGGAGTGTTGTTTTTGATGCAACTTCGCCTAAGTATATTCGTCAGGGAAATATTACGGCAGTAAATGCTCTTATTTCAGAAATGAAGGCAGGTAGAGTTGGTGCTTTAATTATGGACGGAGTTAATCCTTTATATTCATTGCCAAATGCTTCTGATTTTTCAGAGGGACTTGAAAAGGTAGATTTGTCATTGAGTTTCTCAATTTCTAATAATGAAACTACAGCAAAAGTAAATTATGTTGCTGCAGCTCCTCATTACTTAGAGTCGTGGGGTGATGTTCAAATGAAAAAAGGACATTATGGTTTAGTTCAACCTGCAATAAAAGAATTATTTGATACACGTCAATTTCAGTCTTCGTTATTAACTTGGATGGGAAGCGATACGGCGTATTATGATTATATAAAAGAAACTTGGACTTCTTCTGTCTTAGGTTCTAGTAATTGGAATCAAGCATTACATGATGGATTTTATGTTTCTAAATCTTCCGTTGTTGAAGAGGTAGTGGAAAATGTTATGGCTCCAGTTATGGCTACTGAAGCTTCTGTTGAAGAAGCGCCTCAGGTTGCAGCTATTCCTTTGGCATCTGCGTTGAGAAGCTTGGCTTCTGCAAGTAGTTCAGGAATGGAAATGACTTTGTATCCTAAAACGGGTATGGGTGATGGTCAAATGGCTAATAATCCATGGTTGCAGGAATTTCCGGATCCTATTACACGTGTGTCTTGGGATAATTATGTTACGGTATCTAAGCAGGATGCTGATAGATTAGGATTTGTAAATGAAAATGTTGCAAATGGTGGTCTAGATGGGAGTTATGCTAAGATTACAGTAGATGGTGTTTCTGTTACTAATGTTCCAGTGATAATTCAGCCTGGTCAAGCACTTGGTACAATTGGCTTGTCATTTGGATACGGTAAAAAAGAAGGTTTAAAAGAAGAAATGCAAACAGGTGTTAACGCCTATGCTTTGTATAAAGACTTTTCAAATACACAATCTGTTAGTATTGAGCAGGTAGCTGGGAATCATGAGTTTGCTTGTGTTCAGTTACATAAAACGCTAATGGGTAGAGGAGATATCATTAAAGAAACTACTTTAGAGATATTTAATACTAAGGATGCTGGGGAATGGAATATTCAGCCGGTCGTTTCCTTAGATCACCAAGAAGTTGCTGCTACATCTGTAGATTTATGGGATAGTTTTGACCGTTCAATCGGGCATCACTTTAACTTGTCTATTGATTTAAATGCTTGTACAGGTTGTGGGTCTTGTGTTATTGCATGTCATGCAGAAAATAACGTTCCTGTAGTTGGTAAAAATGAAATTCGATTATCTAGAGATATGCACTGGTTGCGTATTGATAGGTATTATTCTTCAGAAGATACTTTTGAAGGTGATAATGTTAAGAAAGATGAGTTTGATGGTTTAACTGGTGATAAGGGCTCTTTAGGAGGTTTTGGAGAGCTAGAAGATCCTTCTGCTAATCCTCAGGTAGCTTTTCAGCCTGTAATGTGTCAACACTGTAACCATGCTCCTTGTGAGACTGTATGTCCGGTTGCTGCTACATCACATGGTCGTCAAGGTCAGAATCATATGGCTTATAACCGTTGTGTAGGTACTAGATACTGTGCTAATAACTGTCCTTATAAAGTGCGTAGATTTAACTGGTTCTTATATAACAATAATGACGAGTTTGATTATCACATGAATAATGACTTAGGTAAGATGGTGATTAATCCAGATGTTACTGTACGTTCTAGAGGTGTTATGGAAAAATGTTCTATGTGTATGCAAAAAACACAAAAAACGATTCTTGATGCTAAGAGAGATGGTAGAGTTGTTAAGGATGGAGAATTTCAAACGGCTTGTTCTTCTGCGTGTAGTAGTGGAGCTATGGTGTTTGGAGATGTTAATGATAAGGAGAGTAAGATTGCAGAATTAAAAGAAAGCAATCGTATGTATCACTTGTTGGAACATGTAGGTACAAAACCAAATGTTTTCTATCATGTTAAGGTTAGAAATACTGAAGAAGTATAA
- a CDS encoding c-type cytochrome, with product MKKVTYRNQFSKVLGVSLLIGLLFSTSLFSQDETASAGDAAKGKSLFNQNCAACHALNKKMTGPALANVEERLSEEGLGKDWIYAWIKNSSGVIASGDAYANKLYNEYNKAAMTAFPTLSNADIDNILAYTAAPPPAAPVQAANAPAAGASSQSGGLSNEIVLGALVLVFGLLVMMLFMVNKTLTRIAEANGIVVEKDNAKKRTPIWKAFAKNQFLVLVSVILLLLGGAYFVYGFLMQVGVDQGYAPVQPIHYSHKVHAGDNKIECKYCHSSARVSKHSGIPSLNVCMNCHKSISEYTGNPEGPSQEDLANGYTNEFYTGEIKKLYKAVGWDEENQNYTGESKPVEWVRIHNLPDFAYFNHSQHVSVAGIECQTCHGPVEEMEIMQQFSPLTMGWCINCHRETNVKVEGNEYYDKIHAELSKKYGVESLTAAQMGGLECGKCHY from the coding sequence ATGAAAAAGGTTACGTACCGCAATCAATTTTCTAAAGTTTTAGGTGTCAGTTTATTAATTGGGCTTTTGTTTTCGACAAGCCTATTTTCGCAAGACGAAACTGCGTCTGCTGGTGATGCTGCTAAGGGTAAATCTTTATTTAATCAAAACTGTGCTGCATGTCATGCCTTGAATAAGAAGATGACGGGACCAGCATTAGCGAATGTTGAAGAACGTTTGTCTGAAGAAGGTTTAGGTAAAGATTGGATTTATGCTTGGATTAAAAATAGCTCTGGTGTTATAGCTTCGGGTGATGCTTATGCAAATAAGCTTTACAATGAGTATAATAAAGCGGCCATGACTGCTTTTCCTACGTTGTCTAATGCTGATATCGATAATATTTTAGCGTATACTGCTGCACCGCCACCTGCGGCGCCCGTTCAAGCGGCTAATGCTCCGGCAGCTGGTGCTTCTTCTCAATCTGGAGGTTTGTCTAATGAGATTGTGCTTGGTGCGCTTGTCTTAGTTTTCGGGCTCTTGGTTATGATGTTGTTTATGGTAAACAAGACCTTAACGAGAATTGCAGAAGCTAATGGAATTGTTGTTGAAAAAGATAATGCTAAAAAAAGAACGCCAATTTGGAAGGCTTTTGCTAAAAATCAATTTTTAGTTCTTGTTTCTGTGATATTGTTATTACTTGGTGGGGCTTATTTTGTATATGGCTTTTTAATGCAAGTAGGGGTGGATCAAGGGTATGCTCCAGTGCAGCCAATTCATTATTCTCACAAAGTACATGCTGGTGATAATAAGATAGAGTGTAAGTATTGTCACTCTTCTGCAAGGGTGTCTAAGCATTCAGGGATTCCTTCCTTAAATGTATGTATGAATTGTCATAAATCTATTTCAGAGTATACGGGTAATCCAGAAGGTCCTTCTCAAGAAGATCTTGCTAATGGCTATACTAATGAGTTTTATACAGGAGAAATCAAGAAACTGTATAAAGCTGTAGGTTGGGATGAAGAGAATCAAAATTATACAGGTGAAAGTAAACCGGTAGAATGGGTGAGAATTCATAATCTACCTGATTTCGCTTACTTCAATCACTCTCAGCACGTTTCAGTAGCTGGTATTGAGTGTCAGACATGTCATGGACCTGTAGAGGAAATGGAAATTATGCAACAGTTTTCTCCGTTAACAATGGGTTGGTGTATTAATTGCCACAGGGAAACGAATGTGAAGGTAGAAGGAAATGAATATTACGATAAGATTCATGCAGAACTTTCAAAAAAATATGGTGTAGAGTCACTTACGGCTGCTCAAATGGGTGGTTTGGAATGTGGTAAATGTCACTATTAA
- the rimP gene encoding ribosome assembly cofactor RimP encodes MFKEKVLELLEGALKENESIFLIDFTIGPANKISITLDGDTGVNLKDCIAINRAIESNLDREEEDFSLEVASVGATTPMVMPRQYKKNIGRELEVKTLGGKFEGILTEANDQGITLEWKAREPKPIGKGKVTVQKKQEFIFSDIQEAKVIIKF; translated from the coding sequence ATGTTTAAAGAGAAAGTTTTAGAATTGTTAGAGGGTGCCTTGAAAGAGAATGAATCAATTTTTTTGATTGATTTTACGATTGGGCCTGCAAATAAGATAAGTATTACCTTAGATGGTGATACTGGAGTTAATTTGAAAGACTGTATCGCTATAAATAGAGCAATTGAGAGTAATTTAGATCGTGAAGAAGAAGATTTTTCTTTAGAAGTGGCCTCTGTTGGAGCAACTACGCCTATGGTTATGCCGAGGCAATATAAAAAGAATATTGGTAGAGAGTTGGAAGTGAAAACTTTAGGTGGTAAATTTGAAGGAATTTTAACGGAAGCAAACGATCAAGGAATTACTTTAGAATGGAAAGCTAGAGAGCCTAAGCCAATTGGTAAGGGAAAGGTTACGGTTCAGAAAAAACAAGAATTTATTTTTTCTGATATTCAAGAAGCAAAAGTTATTATAAAATTTTAA